One genomic segment of Pagrus major chromosome 13, Pma_NU_1.0 includes these proteins:
- the LOC141007599 gene encoding protein phosphatase 1D-like has protein sequence MDESVVFRMSAFSEQGGRKYMEDVVEIRIEYEPTPSPVEDYPKSQRHGGEGKAENEPTKRTENETQDHDVPAESGPVSAMWVESLSNEDSGNNSAPVSEGKVAERTVDTRRSVAFFAVFDGHGGREAAHFARENLWDLLKRQRGFWSKDHSEVCAALRKGFIACHHAMWKELPEWPKTITGLPSTSGTTASVIVIRGVHMYVAHVGDSAVVVGVKENDSDITLQALEVTQDHKPELPKEKERIERLGGSVMKKSGVNRVVWKRPRLTHNGPVRRSTVIDQIPFLAVARSLGDLWSYDFYSGEFVVSPEPDTTVMTLDPKRHRYIILGSDGLWNMMPPKNAVNMCYSHDKMVGPKGMSCARRLGCTALLFWKERMLRADNTTVIVLALQERGGPPIPMHRDEIVVDMATGIDHVPYPGTTYNTCEVPKAEHEDDMFYEEDEIFGEEHEGWPCLEW, from the exons ATGGACGAGTCAGTGGTGTTTCGTATGAGTGCATTTTCCGAGCAAGGAGGGAGGAAATACATGGAGGATGTTGTCGAGATAAGAATCGAGTACGAGCCGACGCCGTCGCCAGTCGAAGATTATCCAAAGTCGCAGAGGcatggaggagaggggaaagcCGAGAACGAACCCACCAAACGGACTGAAAATGAGACACAAGACCACGACGTCCCTGCCGAGTCTGGACCGGTCTCTGCTATGTGGGTAGAGAGTCTATCGAATGAGGACAGTGGCAACAACAGTGCACCGGTATCCGAGGGAAAAGTCGCAGAGCGTACAGTCGACACCCGGAGGTCTGTGGCGTTTTTCGCCGTGTTTGATGGCCACGGGGGCCGAGAGGCAGCGCATTTCGCCAGAGAGAATCTGTGGGATTTGTTGAAGAGGCAGCGGGGGTTTTGGTCAAAGGATCACAGTGAAGTGTGTGCTGCTCTTCGGAAGGGCTTCATCGCCTGTCACCATGCGATGTGGAAAGAGCTAC CGGAGTGGCCAAAGACTATCACTGGCCTGCCCAGCACATCAGGCACCACGGCCAGCGTGATTGTAATCCGTGGAGTTCACATGTATGTCGCCCATGTAGGGGATTCAGCAGTAGTAGTTGGAGTGAAAGAAAACGACTCTGATATCACGCTCCAGGCTCTTGAAGTAACACAAGACCATAAACCTGAACTTcctaaagaaaaagagaggattGAACGACTGGGTGGCAG TGTAATGAAGAAATCTGGGGTCAACCGTGTCGTGTGGAAGAGGCCCAGACTGACCCATAACGGCCCTGTGAGGAGGAGTACCGTCATTGATCAGATCCCCTTCCTAGCTGTGGCCCGATCCCTCG GTGATCTGTGGAGCTACGATTTCTATAGTGGGGAGTTTGTGGTTTCTCCAGAGCCTGATACCACCGTGATGACCCTTGACCCCAAACGCCATCGCTACATCATCCTCGGCAGCGATGGACTATGGAATATGATGCCGCCCAAGAATGCTGTTAATATGTGTTATAGCCACGACAAAATGGTG GGACCAAAGGGAATGTCTTGCGCCCGCCGTCTGGGTTGCACCGCTCTACTGTTTTGGAAAGAACGCATGCTCCGTGCAGACAACACAACAGTTATCGTCCTGGCCCTCCAGGAGCGCGGAGGCCCACCTATACCTATGCATCGAGATGAGATCGTTGTTGACATGGCTACAGGAATCGACCATGTTCCATACCCAGGAACTACTTATAATACGTGTGAGGTCCCAAAG GCGGAGCATGAGGATGACATGTTTTATGAAGAAGATGAGATATTTGGAGAAGAACATGAGGGATGGCCATGCCTGGAGTGGTAG